One part of the Mariniblastus fucicola genome encodes these proteins:
- a CDS encoding tetratricopeptide repeat protein, whose translation MNATIRVVVGLVVLLSAPFADAQESVFDDREQNLVGGLRDRSLFELAELHCLKVLDRQNLTPTDFASLAVERIRVRTSQARVADDRELHWQQVDQIADEFFESHAKNPQTVLVGFQQALAHLSFANLLQQEVEAKIANPGDREKGLQQLFQARTLLGQTKQQTLATIRNQANQNLSPDMLTSEQLRTLVTSLEYQLAIVNLTSARLTDASTEAEQLNRLDSLGRVPAQLAAVRGAVANSRALWWKAWIKEATCRRMLGEFQAADDVLKRLRSEKRPTAVDAMFLQEEMALAIAIDDRARMKSLAERALKKRHDAETEVALVQLLVAAGQIEKASALAKKISTSHGLWWARRADIALLSGAGKSTVSNKAVGSAELRMLLEAAEKAEQNGDLEAAARGYLSVAASQFSDGNRAGGLGTTVRAAMAMEKQGKHDEAAAVLLKASKSYASESLSPSIHLRGCWNLSKANSEQFEKEATSHIRQWADSETANQARNWLAAKQVAGKNFDAAFETLVATQPSSPLFSSAVALARYAGRKQLQSREMKGLAIRPDARKLLQRWGDVFQRCDESKQPMVAVAMAELGIFWQAEDAKVSARRMLGVAESPIAESDVEFQILLALLSEAEAKQRIEKANSLPFNVTLVRQLLLRLERLEDSRLLGEVKLAIAENAIPAVEDPKVRYQFRIAKASALTMLGRKPEALKIYQELGEANPKNLKAMVGWARASSGEQALRIWRSIASRTASHSPSWFEAKYNVARLLHESGKSDEAAKMLKYIKAVPPGWEKSDIGDDFERLLRDASR comes from the coding sequence ATGAACGCAACAATCCGGGTAGTGGTTGGTTTGGTCGTGCTGCTATCGGCACCGTTTGCGGACGCCCAGGAATCGGTGTTTGATGATCGCGAGCAAAACCTTGTAGGAGGGCTGCGAGACCGATCACTTTTTGAACTCGCGGAATTGCATTGCCTGAAAGTGCTCGATCGGCAGAACCTGACGCCAACGGATTTTGCATCCCTCGCTGTCGAGCGGATTCGCGTCCGGACGTCGCAAGCCAGAGTCGCGGATGATCGTGAGTTGCATTGGCAACAGGTGGATCAAATCGCTGACGAGTTCTTCGAATCGCACGCCAAAAATCCGCAAACTGTGCTGGTTGGGTTCCAGCAAGCGTTGGCTCATCTCTCGTTTGCGAACCTGTTGCAGCAGGAAGTCGAAGCAAAAATTGCGAATCCAGGCGATCGCGAAAAGGGCCTTCAGCAACTTTTTCAGGCACGTACGTTGCTTGGCCAGACGAAGCAGCAAACGCTTGCCACGATCAGGAATCAGGCTAACCAGAATCTGTCGCCCGACATGCTCACCAGCGAGCAACTTCGTACTCTTGTCACCAGCCTCGAATATCAATTGGCGATCGTGAACCTGACCAGTGCCCGACTAACAGACGCCAGCACCGAAGCCGAACAGTTGAATCGGCTTGACTCACTCGGCCGCGTTCCGGCACAGTTGGCTGCCGTCCGCGGCGCGGTTGCGAACTCTCGGGCTCTCTGGTGGAAAGCGTGGATCAAGGAAGCGACATGCCGGCGAATGCTGGGTGAGTTCCAGGCTGCGGACGATGTGCTGAAACGATTGCGAAGCGAGAAACGCCCCACAGCCGTCGACGCCATGTTCCTGCAGGAAGAGATGGCACTCGCGATCGCGATCGACGACAGGGCCCGCATGAAAAGCCTTGCTGAACGAGCGTTGAAAAAACGTCACGACGCGGAAACGGAAGTCGCTCTTGTTCAACTGTTGGTTGCCGCGGGCCAGATCGAAAAAGCCTCGGCGCTGGCAAAAAAAATCTCCACCAGCCATGGTTTATGGTGGGCTCGCCGCGCCGACATTGCGTTGCTTTCGGGTGCAGGAAAATCTACCGTCAGTAACAAAGCTGTCGGCTCGGCAGAACTGCGGATGCTATTGGAGGCGGCTGAAAAGGCAGAACAGAACGGAGACCTCGAGGCAGCCGCGCGGGGCTATCTGTCGGTGGCGGCGTCGCAGTTTTCCGACGGAAACCGGGCCGGTGGACTGGGAACCACGGTTCGGGCAGCGATGGCAATGGAGAAGCAGGGCAAGCACGATGAAGCCGCTGCGGTCCTGTTGAAGGCTTCCAAATCCTATGCCAGTGAGTCGCTTTCGCCGTCAATTCATTTGCGTGGTTGTTGGAATCTTTCTAAAGCCAATTCTGAACAGTTTGAAAAAGAGGCCACTTCACATATTCGCCAATGGGCGGATTCGGAAACCGCCAATCAGGCAAGAAACTGGTTGGCGGCAAAGCAGGTCGCTGGCAAAAATTTCGATGCGGCTTTTGAAACGCTTGTGGCGACTCAGCCGTCGAGTCCGCTGTTCAGTTCGGCCGTCGCTTTGGCACGCTACGCCGGACGCAAACAGTTGCAATCCAGGGAGATGAAGGGACTGGCGATCCGGCCTGACGCCAGAAAATTGCTTCAGCGTTGGGGAGACGTTTTCCAGCGTTGCGACGAATCGAAACAGCCGATGGTCGCGGTTGCCATGGCGGAGCTTGGGATTTTCTGGCAAGCCGAAGACGCGAAGGTATCTGCCAGACGGATGCTTGGCGTGGCTGAATCTCCAATCGCAGAATCAGATGTCGAGTTTCAAATCCTGTTGGCATTGCTGAGCGAGGCGGAAGCCAAACAGCGGATCGAAAAAGCGAACTCGTTGCCTTTCAACGTGACTCTCGTTCGTCAGCTGCTATTGAGGCTCGAACGCCTGGAAGATTCCAGGCTTTTGGGAGAAGTAAAACTCGCGATTGCGGAAAATGCGATTCCGGCAGTGGAGGACCCGAAAGTTCGATACCAGTTTCGCATCGCGAAAGCATCAGCGCTTACCATGCTGGGGCGAAAGCCGGAGGCACTCAAGATCTATCAGGAGCTTGGCGAGGCCAATCCGAAAAATCTCAAAGCGATGGTAGGTTGGGCCAGAGCTTCCAGCGGAGAGCAGGCTCTGCGGATCTGGCGATCGATCGCTTCGCGGACGGCGTCGCACAGTCCATCGTGGTTTGAAGCCAAATATAACGTGGCGAGGTTGCTGCATGAGTCCGGTAAAAGCGATGAAGCTGCAAAGATGTTGAAGTACATCAAGGCTGTGCCGCCGGGCTGGGAAAAATCTGACATTGGCGACGACTTCGAACGTCTTTTGCGGGATGCCTCCCGTTAA
- a CDS encoding ExbD/TolR family protein, translating into MRKPSQYVQTGAATDIDSAMTPMIDVVFLLLVFFVWTASFQIIEQVMPSQLSQAAGADPVEQVDVPEPADFDNLVIRIRMQNEAPTWFVSDQPLGDLADVKKQLTTIAQISTDAPVILYPDQNVPLEHIVDAWDAAKVSGFAKVQFAVSGEAR; encoded by the coding sequence ATGAGAAAGCCCAGCCAATATGTGCAAACCGGTGCGGCAACGGACATCGATTCCGCGATGACACCGATGATCGATGTGGTGTTTCTGCTGCTGGTGTTCTTTGTCTGGACGGCCAGTTTTCAGATCATCGAACAGGTCATGCCCAGCCAACTTTCGCAAGCCGCCGGTGCCGATCCGGTGGAACAGGTCGACGTGCCAGAACCTGCTGATTTTGACAACCTGGTGATTCGTATTCGAATGCAGAACGAGGCGCCAACCTGGTTCGTCAGCGATCAGCCACTTGGCGATTTGGCTGACGTCAAAAAGCAGTTGACGACGATCGCCCAGATCAGCACCGACGCTCCGGTGATCCTGTATCCGGACCAGAATGTGCCGCTGGAACACATTGTCGACGCTTGGGACGCAGCGAAAGTCAGCGGTTTTGCGAAAGTCCAGTTTGCGGTTTCAGGAGAAGCACGATGA
- a CDS encoding ExbD/TolR family protein, with protein MQIPRYQPVRKLGFNMTPMIDVVFLLIIFFLVSSHLQKQETQQELDLPVAASADNDIDQETPRVTVNVLDSGELLVAGRPLTQAQLIPMLKAVRDEKGEDIEVRIRSSRSAPWSKIEPVMLSCTKSGIWNVGFAVYRKEGG; from the coding sequence ATGCAAATTCCACGCTACCAACCTGTGCGAAAACTGGGCTTCAACATGACGCCGATGATCGACGTTGTGTTCCTGCTGATCATTTTCTTCCTCGTCAGTAGCCATTTGCAAAAACAGGAAACGCAACAGGAGCTTGATCTGCCAGTCGCTGCCTCTGCAGACAACGATATCGATCAGGAGACGCCGCGCGTGACCGTCAACGTGTTGGACAGCGGCGAATTGCTTGTCGCCGGACGTCCGCTGACGCAGGCTCAACTGATTCCCATGCTCAAAGCCGTTCGCGATGAAAAAGGTGAAGATATCGAAGTCCGTATCCGCTCCAGCCGATCGGCTCCCTGGTCAAAGATCGAACCGGTGATGCTCAGTTGCACCAAATCCGGAATTTGGAACGTCGGTTTCGCGGTCTATCGCAAGGAGGGCGGCTGA
- a CDS encoding MotA/TolQ/ExbB proton channel family protein: MEPFGPINFYAAIPWLQESDVEAGKGFFEIIFSGGIVGILIIILLLTLSILSAYLVIDHLLTVRRKDLMPDGLGERVRQSLMGGNIADAQTACRENPSFLSFVLMHGISELEFGWNSVEKSVEEALAEQSARLFRKIEYLSVIGNIAPMVGLLGTVIGMIVAFQNVAATQGTASAPQLAEGIYQALVTTVGGLIVAIPSIGAFAVFRNRIDQLVAEAAFQAQHVFSPLRRKANKASKTNRPAQQ, from the coding sequence GTGGAACCGTTTGGGCCAATTAATTTTTACGCCGCCATCCCGTGGCTTCAGGAATCCGATGTCGAGGCAGGGAAGGGGTTCTTTGAAATCATCTTCTCCGGGGGCATTGTCGGCATCCTGATTATCATCCTGTTGCTGACGTTGTCGATTCTGTCAGCATATCTGGTGATCGACCACTTGCTGACCGTTCGACGGAAAGACCTGATGCCGGACGGGCTTGGCGAACGAGTCAGACAGTCGCTGATGGGCGGCAACATCGCCGACGCGCAAACGGCCTGTCGCGAGAACCCCAGCTTCCTGTCGTTCGTGCTGATGCACGGCATCTCGGAACTGGAGTTCGGTTGGAACAGCGTTGAAAAATCCGTCGAAGAAGCTTTGGCTGAACAGTCGGCGCGGTTGTTTCGCAAAATCGAATACCTCTCCGTCATCGGAAACATTGCTCCCATGGTGGGGCTGCTGGGAACCGTGATCGGGATGATTGTGGCGTTCCAGAATGTGGCTGCCACGCAGGGAACCGCGAGCGCGCCGCAACTTGCAGAAGGCATTTATCAGGCGTTGGTAACGACCGTTGGAGGACTGATCGTGGCGATTCCGTCGATCGGAGCGTTTGCTGTTTTTCGAAACCGCATCGATCAGTTGGTTGCCGAAGCAGCGTTTCAGGCTCAACATGTCTTCAGTCCGCTACGCCGCAAAGCGAACAAGGCGAGTAAAACCAACAGGCCGGCGCAACAGTAA
- a CDS encoding tetratricopeptide repeat protein: MHARSTIWTLGIALLLACASCPNGFAQDVVYLKKTNAPGESKRKGEIVNWVGDTISIKGKSGVKDFDTDQLIRFETAWHGGYEDGKRLLEEYRYDAAVDQFASALESEPRAWMQNIVDAKLVECFLAKDDFGNAARHFLRVIDDDPQSRFRHLAPLVWTSSKPNRQQLQKAEVWLESREPMIAMLGASWMLADQSNKKAKQKMERLTRDFDPVVASLAKAQVWRLDSVAPDAKRLELRIELVRSMPKEVRCGAWYLIAEAQSKSKQEDEAIVNFMRIPINDPQQGGLAAAALYQTAWLLKNTNREQQSQSLRNELKEKFGGTVWAN; this comes from the coding sequence TGGCCTGCGCCAGTTGTCCCAACGGATTCGCGCAGGACGTGGTCTATCTGAAAAAGACCAACGCCCCTGGTGAATCGAAACGCAAAGGCGAGATCGTGAACTGGGTCGGCGATACGATTTCGATCAAAGGCAAATCTGGCGTCAAGGATTTCGACACCGATCAGCTGATCCGATTCGAAACGGCGTGGCACGGCGGCTATGAAGACGGCAAGCGGCTGCTGGAAGAGTATCGTTATGACGCGGCAGTCGATCAGTTTGCCTCGGCGCTCGAATCCGAACCGCGAGCCTGGATGCAGAACATCGTCGACGCGAAACTGGTCGAGTGCTTTCTGGCGAAAGATGACTTTGGGAACGCCGCTCGCCATTTTCTACGTGTCATCGATGACGATCCACAGAGTCGGTTTCGGCATCTGGCTCCGCTGGTTTGGACTTCCAGCAAGCCGAACCGCCAGCAGTTGCAGAAGGCCGAAGTTTGGCTGGAATCCAGAGAACCGATGATTGCGATGTTGGGAGCAAGTTGGATGCTGGCCGACCAGTCGAACAAGAAGGCGAAGCAAAAAATGGAGCGATTGACTCGTGACTTTGATCCGGTCGTCGCATCGCTCGCCAAAGCCCAGGTGTGGCGTTTGGACAGCGTGGCTCCTGATGCGAAACGACTCGAGCTTCGAATCGAATTGGTCCGGTCGATGCCGAAGGAAGTGCGCTGTGGCGCCTGGTATTTGATCGCCGAAGCTCAAAGCAAATCAAAGCAGGAGGACGAGGCCATCGTGAATTTCATGCGGATTCCGATCAACGATCCACAGCAAGGTGGACTCGCTGCGGCAGCGCTCTATCAGACCGCGTGGTTGCTGAAAAATACAAATCGAGAACAACAATCGCAATCTTTGCGAAACGAACTGAAGGAGAAGTTTGGTGGAACCGTTTGGGCCAATTAA